In Streptomyces longhuiensis, the following proteins share a genomic window:
- the ppdK gene encoding pyruvate, phosphate dikinase — MSENKDPHVVKFVYDFTEGNKDLKDLLGGKGANLAEMTNLGLPVPPGFVITTEACKVYLDSGDEPVALRDEVSAHLDALEQKMGKKLGQADNPLLVSVRSGAKFSMPGMMDTVLNIGLSDKSVLGLVKQSGDERFAWDSYRRLIQMFGKTVLDVDGELFEDALEKAKAAKKVTVDTDLDASDLKKLVTRFKKIVKTEAGRDFPQDPREQMDLAIHAVFDSWNTDRAKLYRRQERIPGNLGTAVNICSMVFGNLGPDSGTGVAFTRDPASGHQGVYGDYLQNAQGEDVVAGIRNTVPLAELESIDKKSYDQLMQIMETLETHYRDLCDIEFTIERGQLWMLQTRVGKRTAGAAFRIATQLVDQGLIDEAEALQRVTGAQLAQLMFPRFDESAKVEKIGRGIAASPGAAVGKAVFDSYTAVKWSRSGEKVILIRRETNPDDLDGMIAAEGILTSRGGKTSHAAVVARGMGKTCVCGAEDLEVDTKRRRMTVGGQVIEEGDVVSIDGSTGKVYLGEVPVVPSPVVEYFEGRMHAGADDADELVGAVHRIMAYADRVRRLRVRANADNAEDALRARRFGAQGIGLCRTEHMFLGERREMVEHLILADTDTEREEALKELLPLQKKDFVELFEAMDGLPVTVRLLDPPLHEFLPDITELSVRVALAESRQDSNENDLRLLQAVHRLHEQNPMLGLRGVRLGLVIPGLFAMQVRAIAEAAAERKNAKGDPRAEIMIPLVGTVQELEIVREEAEQVIAEVQEQTGVELKLALGTMIELPRAALTAGQIAEAAEFFSFGTNDLTQTVWGFSRDDVEASFFTAYLEKGIFGVSPFETIDKDGVGSLVRNAVEAGRATRPDLKLGVCGEHGGDPESVHFFHEVGLDYVSCSPFRIPVARLEAGRAASTSTGSDHR; from the coding sequence GTGTCGGAAAACAAAGATCCCCACGTAGTGAAGTTCGTTTACGACTTCACCGAGGGAAACAAGGACCTCAAGGACCTCTTGGGCGGGAAGGGTGCGAACCTCGCCGAGATGACCAATCTCGGTCTGCCGGTTCCTCCTGGTTTCGTCATCACGACTGAGGCTTGCAAGGTCTACCTCGACAGTGGCGATGAGCCGGTGGCACTGCGTGACGAGGTGAGTGCGCACCTCGACGCCCTTGAGCAGAAGATGGGCAAGAAGCTCGGCCAGGCCGACAACCCCCTTCTGGTGTCGGTGCGTTCGGGCGCGAAGTTCTCCATGCCCGGCATGATGGACACCGTCCTCAACATCGGACTCTCCGACAAGTCCGTCCTCGGTCTGGTCAAGCAGTCCGGCGACGAGCGGTTCGCCTGGGACTCCTACCGGCGCCTCATCCAGATGTTCGGCAAGACCGTCCTGGACGTCGACGGAGAGCTCTTCGAGGACGCCCTCGAGAAGGCCAAGGCCGCCAAGAAGGTCACGGTCGACACCGACCTCGACGCCTCCGACCTCAAGAAGCTGGTCACCCGCTTCAAGAAGATCGTGAAGACCGAGGCCGGCCGGGACTTCCCGCAGGACCCGCGCGAGCAGATGGACCTCGCCATCCACGCGGTCTTCGACTCCTGGAACACCGACCGCGCCAAGCTCTACCGCCGCCAGGAGCGCATCCCCGGCAACCTCGGCACCGCGGTCAACATCTGTTCCATGGTCTTCGGCAACCTCGGCCCCGACTCCGGCACCGGCGTCGCCTTCACCCGTGACCCCGCCTCCGGCCACCAGGGCGTGTACGGCGACTACCTCCAGAACGCGCAGGGCGAAGACGTCGTCGCGGGTATCCGCAACACCGTGCCGCTCGCCGAGCTCGAGTCGATCGACAAGAAGTCGTACGACCAGCTCATGCAGATCATGGAGACGCTCGAGACCCACTACAGGGATCTCTGCGACATCGAGTTCACGATCGAGCGCGGCCAGCTGTGGATGCTGCAGACCCGCGTCGGCAAGCGCACCGCCGGTGCCGCCTTCCGCATCGCGACGCAACTCGTCGACCAGGGCCTCATCGACGAGGCCGAGGCGCTCCAGCGCGTCACGGGCGCCCAGCTCGCGCAGCTGATGTTCCCGCGCTTCGACGAGAGCGCGAAGGTCGAGAAGATCGGCCGCGGCATCGCCGCCTCGCCGGGCGCCGCGGTCGGCAAGGCCGTCTTCGACTCGTACACCGCCGTCAAGTGGTCGCGTTCGGGCGAGAAGGTCATCCTGATCCGCCGCGAGACCAACCCCGACGACCTCGACGGCATGATCGCCGCCGAGGGCATCCTCACCTCGCGCGGCGGCAAGACGTCGCACGCCGCCGTCGTCGCCCGCGGCATGGGCAAGACCTGTGTCTGCGGCGCCGAGGACCTCGAGGTCGACACCAAGCGCCGCCGGATGACGGTCGGCGGGCAGGTCATCGAGGAGGGCGACGTCGTCTCCATCGACGGCTCCACCGGCAAGGTCTACCTCGGTGAGGTGCCGGTCGTCCCGTCCCCGGTCGTCGAGTACTTCGAGGGCCGCATGCACGCCGGCGCCGACGACGCCGACGAGCTCGTCGGCGCCGTGCACCGGATCATGGCGTACGCGGACCGCGTCCGCCGGCTGCGGGTGCGCGCCAACGCGGACAACGCCGAGGACGCGCTGCGCGCCCGTCGCTTCGGCGCACAGGGCATCGGCCTGTGCCGCACCGAGCACATGTTCCTCGGTGAGCGCCGCGAGATGGTCGAGCACCTGATCCTCGCCGACACGGACACGGAGCGCGAGGAGGCCCTCAAGGAGCTTCTTCCGCTCCAGAAGAAGGACTTCGTCGAGCTGTTCGAGGCGATGGACGGGCTCCCGGTGACGGTGCGCCTGCTCGACCCGCCGCTGCACGAGTTCCTGCCCGACATCACCGAGCTGTCGGTGCGCGTCGCGCTCGCCGAGTCCCGCCAGGACTCCAACGAGAACGACCTGCGCCTCCTGCAGGCCGTGCACCGCCTGCACGAGCAGAACCCGATGCTGGGCCTGCGCGGTGTCCGTCTCGGCCTCGTGATCCCGGGCCTGTTCGCCATGCAGGTACGGGCCATCGCCGAGGCCGCCGCCGAGCGCAAGAACGCCAAGGGCGACCCGCGCGCCGAGATCATGATTCCGCTCGTCGGCACCGTCCAGGAGCTGGAGATCGTCCGCGAGGAGGCCGAGCAGGTCATCGCCGAGGTGCAGGAGCAGACCGGCGTCGAGCTGAAGCTGGCGCTCGGCACGATGATCGAGCTGCCCCGCGCCGCGCTGACGGCCGGGCAGATCGCCGAGGCCGCGGAGTTCTTCTCCTTCGGCACGAACGACCTGACGCAGACCGTCTGGGGCTTCTCCCGCGACGACGTGGAGGCCTCGTTCTTCACGGCGTACCTGGAGAAGGGCATCTTCGGGGTCTCGCCGTTCGAGACCATCGACAAGGACGGCGTCGGCAGCCTCGTACGCAACGCCGTGGAGGCCGGCCGCGCCACGCGGCCCGACCTCAAGCTCGGCGTCTGCGGCGAGCACGGCGGTGACCCGGAGTCGGTCCACTTCTTCCACGAGGTCGGCCTGGACTACGTCTCCTGCTCGCCGTTCCGTATCCCGGTCGCCCGCCTCGAGGCCGGCCGCGCAGCGTCGACCTCGACGGGCAGCGACCACCGGTAG
- a CDS encoding ROK family transcriptional regulator → MAGDRTRERPRSQASAGDLLHLVRSGRAITRGALQEATGLSRATVGQRLDRLFRAGWLREGAGGPAGSPTGGRPSLRLEFDDAHAVVLAASLDTRHARAALLTLTGELLAERSGALSVDEGPERVLGALGGWFAGLLKEAGRSADAVCGIGLGVPGPVDTATGRVVQPPIMPGWDGYDIRGRLGRSFAEQTGGAGGSGRSGDAAGVPVLVDNDANLMAYGEQRTGHPDCAAFVLVKVSTGIGAGVVVGGQIYRGIDGGAGDIGHVRVPEGAGALCRCGSYGCLAAVAGGRALARRLTEAGVPAESGSDVRELLAEGHPEAVRLAREAGRSVGEVLATVVTLLNPGVLMIAGDLAGTPFLTGVRELLYQRALPRSTAHLDVVGARLGERSALVGAGALVVEHLYAPDRAEERLAALGL, encoded by the coding sequence ATGGCCGGGGACCGGACGAGAGAGCGGCCGCGGAGCCAGGCGAGCGCCGGGGACCTGCTGCACCTCGTGCGCAGCGGCCGGGCGATCACGCGCGGCGCGCTCCAGGAGGCCACCGGGCTCTCCAGGGCCACCGTCGGCCAGCGCCTCGACCGGCTCTTCCGGGCGGGCTGGCTGCGTGAGGGCGCGGGCGGTCCGGCAGGGTCGCCGACGGGCGGTCGGCCCTCCCTGCGCCTGGAGTTCGACGACGCCCACGCGGTCGTCCTCGCCGCCTCCCTCGACACCCGGCACGCGCGCGCCGCCCTCCTCACGCTCACCGGTGAGCTGCTCGCCGAGCGCTCCGGCGCCCTGTCCGTCGACGAGGGGCCGGAGCGGGTGCTCGGCGCGCTCGGGGGCTGGTTCGCCGGGCTCCTGAAGGAGGCGGGCCGGAGCGCGGACGCGGTGTGCGGCATCGGGCTCGGGGTGCCGGGTCCCGTCGACACCGCCACGGGCCGCGTCGTGCAGCCGCCGATCATGCCGGGCTGGGACGGCTACGACATCAGGGGCCGCCTGGGCCGCTCCTTCGCCGAGCAGACGGGCGGCGCGGGTGGGTCGGGTCGCTCAGGTGACGCGGCCGGCGTCCCGGTTCTCGTCGACAACGACGCCAACCTGATGGCCTACGGCGAGCAGCGCACGGGTCACCCGGACTGCGCGGCCTTCGTCCTCGTCAAGGTGTCCACCGGCATCGGCGCGGGCGTCGTCGTCGGCGGCCAGATCTACCGGGGCATCGACGGGGGAGCGGGCGACATAGGGCATGTCCGGGTGCCCGAGGGCGCGGGCGCGCTGTGCCGGTGCGGCTCGTACGGGTGCCTGGCCGCGGTGGCCGGCGGGCGCGCCCTTGCGCGGCGGCTCACGGAGGCCGGGGTGCCGGCCGAGTCGGGGTCGGATGTGCGGGAGCTGCTCGCCGAGGGGCACCCCGAAGCGGTGCGCCTGGCACGGGAGGCCGGGCGCAGCGTGGGCGAGGTCCTGGCGACGGTGGTGACGCTGCTCAACCCCGGGGTCCTGATGATCGCCGGGGATCTGGCCGGAACTCCCTTCCTCACGGGCGTACGCGAACTGCTCTACCAGCGGGCCCTGCCGCGCTCCACCGCTCATCTGGACGTGGTCGGCGCGCGGCTCGGTGAGCGGTCGGCCCTGGTCGGGGCGGGTGCGCTCGTCGTGGAGCACCTCTACGCGCCGGACAGGGCGGAGGAGCGGCTCGCGGCGCTCGGCCTGTGA
- a CDS encoding carbohydrate ABC transporter permease — protein sequence MFVGPFLLGLGVFTYIPLGWSVYLSFFDAHNTVTPSDFVGLGNYTAMLKNEAFTDSLSTFLVFSLLIVPATYALSLALALMVNRQRRAQAFFRSVFFLPAACSYVVAALIWKMSLFSGVRFGLANTVLGWFGGDQIAWLSTTDPPWYWAVIVTVRLWLQAGFYMVLFLAGLQRISPTLYEAAAVDGARPGWQVFRYITFPQLRATSVAVVLLLVINAFQAFDEFYNLLSDARGYPPYARPPLVYLYYTALGQGQNLGLGSAGAVLLALIIAVVTVGQAKWFGLGRKEAQ from the coding sequence ATCTTCGTCGGGCCCTTCCTCCTCGGCCTCGGCGTCTTCACGTACATCCCGCTCGGCTGGAGCGTCTACCTCAGCTTCTTCGACGCCCACAACACCGTCACCCCGAGCGACTTCGTCGGCCTCGGCAACTACACGGCGATGCTGAAGAACGAGGCGTTCACCGACAGTCTGTCGACGTTCCTCGTCTTCTCGCTCCTCATCGTCCCCGCCACCTACGCGCTGTCGCTCGCCCTCGCCCTCATGGTGAACCGTCAGCGCCGCGCCCAGGCGTTCTTCCGCTCGGTCTTCTTCCTGCCCGCCGCCTGCAGCTACGTGGTGGCCGCCCTGATCTGGAAGATGTCGCTCTTCAGCGGGGTGCGGTTCGGGCTCGCCAACACCGTCCTCGGCTGGTTCGGCGGCGACCAGATCGCCTGGCTGTCGACGACCGACCCGCCCTGGTACTGGGCCGTCATCGTCACCGTACGGCTCTGGCTCCAGGCCGGCTTCTACATGGTGCTGTTCCTCGCGGGGCTCCAGCGCATCAGCCCCACCCTCTACGAGGCGGCGGCCGTCGACGGGGCGCGGCCCGGCTGGCAGGTCTTCCGGTACATCACGTTCCCGCAGCTGCGGGCCACCTCCGTGGCGGTCGTCCTGCTCCTCGTCATCAACGCCTTCCAGGCCTTCGACGAGTTCTACAACCTGCTCTCGGACGCCCGCGGTTATCCGCCGTACGCCAGACCCCCGCTCGTCTACCTCTACTACACGGCGCTCGGCCAGGGGCAGAACCTCGGGCTCGGCAGCGCGGGCGCGGTGCTGCTCGCCCTGATCATCGCGGTGGTGACGGTGGGGCAGGCCAAGTGGTTCGGCCTGGGCCGGAAGGAGGCGCAGTGA
- a CDS encoding oxidoreductase, whose protein sequence is MTGWNASDIPDQSGRTAVVTGANSGIGYITARELARKGARVVLACRSEARGTAALERLRSEVPGAQAEFEQLDLGDLSSVRKFAGSHGGGEPLDLLINNAGVMALPQGRTADGFETQFGVNHLGHFALTGLLLPRLLDTPGARVVSVSSGFHALADVDIADLNSERRYRRWIAYGRSKTANLLFVHELARKLAARGSDVVAASAHPGYASTNLATQGVRMEGRKAVERVIELGNRVIAQSAEAGALPTLYAATAPGVLPDSFTGPSLMMWRGAPAKSWRARRTLDDVAGERLWAASEQLTGVTF, encoded by the coding sequence ATGACCGGCTGGAACGCGAGCGACATACCGGACCAGAGCGGCCGCACGGCCGTGGTCACCGGCGCCAACAGCGGCATCGGCTACATCACGGCACGCGAGCTGGCCCGCAAGGGCGCCCGCGTCGTCCTCGCCTGCCGCAGCGAGGCGCGGGGCACGGCCGCGCTGGAGCGGCTGCGCTCCGAGGTGCCGGGCGCGCAGGCCGAGTTCGAGCAGCTCGACCTGGGTGACCTGTCGTCCGTGCGGAAGTTCGCCGGATCCCACGGCGGCGGCGAGCCGCTCGACCTGCTGATCAACAACGCGGGCGTGATGGCGCTGCCCCAGGGGCGGACCGCCGACGGCTTCGAGACGCAGTTCGGCGTCAACCACCTCGGCCACTTCGCGCTGACCGGCCTGCTCCTGCCGCGGCTCCTCGACACGCCCGGAGCGCGCGTCGTCAGCGTCTCCAGCGGCTTCCACGCCCTCGCCGACGTCGACATCGCCGACCTCAACAGCGAGCGCCGCTACCGGCGCTGGATCGCGTACGGCCGTTCCAAGACGGCGAACCTGCTGTTCGTCCACGAGCTGGCGCGCAAGCTGGCGGCGCGCGGGTCCGACGTCGTCGCGGCGTCCGCGCACCCCGGGTACGCCTCCACGAACCTCGCGACGCAGGGCGTGCGCATGGAGGGCCGCAAGGCCGTCGAGCGGGTCATCGAGCTGGGCAACCGGGTCATCGCCCAGTCCGCCGAGGCCGGCGCGCTGCCCACGCTGTACGCGGCGACGGCTCCCGGTGTGCTCCCGGACTCGTTCACCGGCCCGTCCCTGATGATGTGGCGCGGGGCGCCCGCGAAGTCGTGGCGGGCCCGGCGGACCCTCGACGACGTGGCGGGGGAGCGGCTGTGGGCGGCATCGGAACAGCTGACGGGCGTGACGTTCTAG
- a CDS encoding ABC transporter substrate-binding protein — MTISRRGLLGTGAALGLLTACGSNTGRDDGGSGGGPELSQWYHQYGEQGTEQAVKKYAAAYDKAHVTVQWRPGNYDEQTAAALLTDSGPDVFEVDGPTLDQIQGKQIADLTGLFEGVKDDFNPAVLAPKTYDGRIWAIPQVIDMQMLYYRKSLLADAGVEPPRTLDELVDAAKKLTSKKTKGLFLGNDGGAGVLGGTPLYAAGLELVTEDGKVGFDDPAAARTLGKIHQLYADKSLLLGAPSDWSDPSAFVQGLTAMQWSGLWALPTVQKELGDDFGVLPFPKDGAGEPSVPVGAYGAAVSTRGKHQQAAKDYLKWLWIDRTEYQEDFALAYGFHIPARISLAKKAGKLRKGAAADAVRFTTDHGYAQPLRWTPAGRTAYQDALSRIIKDGASPDGELRKVVRKVSAELDRVKKK, encoded by the coding sequence ATGACCATCAGTCGCAGGGGACTGCTCGGGACCGGCGCCGCGCTGGGGCTGCTCACCGCGTGCGGCTCCAACACCGGCCGGGACGACGGAGGCTCGGGCGGCGGGCCGGAGCTCTCGCAGTGGTACCACCAGTACGGCGAGCAGGGCACCGAGCAGGCCGTGAAGAAGTACGCCGCCGCGTACGACAAGGCGCACGTCACCGTCCAGTGGCGGCCCGGCAACTACGACGAGCAGACCGCCGCCGCCCTCCTCACCGACTCGGGCCCCGACGTCTTCGAGGTCGACGGGCCCACCCTCGACCAGATCCAGGGCAAGCAGATCGCCGACCTCACCGGCCTGTTCGAGGGGGTCAAGGACGACTTCAACCCGGCGGTCCTCGCCCCGAAGACGTACGACGGCAGGATCTGGGCGATCCCGCAGGTCATCGACATGCAGATGCTCTACTACCGCAAGAGCCTGCTCGCCGACGCGGGCGTCGAGCCGCCGCGGACGCTCGACGAGCTCGTGGACGCCGCGAAGAAGCTCACCTCGAAGAAGACCAAGGGCCTCTTCCTCGGCAACGACGGTGGCGCCGGCGTCCTCGGCGGCACGCCCCTGTACGCGGCCGGCCTCGAACTCGTCACCGAGGACGGCAAGGTCGGCTTCGACGACCCGGCCGCCGCCCGGACCCTCGGCAAGATCCATCAGCTGTACGCCGACAAGTCGCTGCTCCTGGGCGCGCCCTCCGACTGGTCCGACCCGTCGGCGTTCGTCCAGGGCCTGACCGCCATGCAGTGGTCGGGCCTGTGGGCGCTGCCCACCGTGCAGAAGGAACTCGGCGACGACTTCGGCGTGCTGCCCTTCCCGAAGGACGGCGCGGGCGAGCCGTCGGTGCCGGTCGGCGCGTACGGCGCGGCGGTCTCCACCCGAGGCAAGCACCAGCAGGCCGCGAAGGACTACCTCAAGTGGCTGTGGATCGACCGCACCGAGTACCAGGAGGACTTCGCCCTCGCGTACGGCTTCCACATCCCGGCCCGCATCTCGCTGGCGAAGAAGGCCGGGAAGCTCAGGAAGGGCGCGGCGGCCGACGCCGTCCGCTTCACGACCGACCACGGCTACGCCCAGCCTCTGCGCTGGACACCGGCCGGCCGGACCGCCTACCAGGACGCCCTCAGCCGCATCATCAAGGACGGCGCGAGCCCGGACGGCGAGCTGAGGAAGGTCGTGCGGAAGGTGTCGGCCGAGCTCGACCGCGTGAAGAAGAAGTGA
- a CDS encoding discoidin domain-containing protein, translated as MPPSNGTTSPRLSRRSFVTALAVTSAATALPLGLGPAAARAAGRSAVNERPVVIPALQNWAGSTGRYRLHAGAPIVVQTAKPGELLPLARQFADEIEEVTGIRPGAPRAGHGVRGGLRLVLDPADRHAPGGDRYAEEGYTLTVTASAVTVTAPTRTGLYYGTRSVLQILLRSDGRRELPTGTAHDWPDYALRGFMLDAGRRYFTPGFVRDQLRLMGWFKLNDLQLHLNDNEISPAGGDWSKAYDAFRLRSDKPEWAGLAASDGSYSREDWDSFEDTAAAHAVQLTPEIDAPAHARSFVRFRPELGLKGGNSDHLDLAKPETTAFMKKVFDEFAPWFRSPEIHYGADEYTGPEEQYRGYFNAMAAHIRTLGKHPRAWGSLTEMAPSGTSGYDRDVTIHSWNNGWYGPKAATADGYEIVNTNDGLLYVVPFATYYHPLGLDGPYLYESWAPHVFPGDQSLQPHDPKLRGAMSAVWNDLVHATYTQQAVHGLVEKTFGTLAQKMWSGSGAGLSYRDFTAELRRGIAGPGLTTLTPTLAEPDQISLDAPATASSTAAGSRPAYATDGSPVTRWTSGRERAPWLAVDLGRSRPVQRVRVEWGQEHGTAYAVEVSDDGVAWRTVAERTGRDRAGWDELGFPATTARHVRLRGREQASTRYSVWSLQVYDIPDLALGRPTTASSAETATLTAPNATDGDPGTRWASKYTDGEWIEVDLEQTRTVRRIVLDWETAAGRDYDLQVSADATGSSWSTVAARRDRTTAGVDTVDLDAVEARRVRMLGVKRQTTYGYSLYRFEVRG; from the coding sequence ATGCCTCCGAGTAACGGTACGACTTCACCGCGTCTGTCACGCCGCTCGTTCGTCACCGCCCTCGCGGTGACCTCGGCAGCCACCGCCCTGCCGCTCGGGCTCGGACCCGCCGCCGCGCGTGCCGCCGGCCGGAGCGCGGTCAACGAGCGCCCCGTCGTCATCCCCGCCCTCCAGAACTGGGCCGGATCCACGGGACGGTACCGCCTTCACGCAGGCGCACCGATCGTCGTGCAGACCGCGAAACCGGGTGAGCTCCTGCCGCTCGCCCGGCAGTTCGCCGACGAGATCGAAGAGGTCACCGGCATCAGGCCCGGCGCGCCCCGCGCCGGCCACGGAGTACGGGGCGGCCTGCGACTCGTCCTCGACCCGGCCGACCGGCACGCGCCCGGCGGCGACCGGTACGCCGAGGAGGGCTACACCCTCACCGTCACCGCATCCGCCGTCACGGTCACCGCACCCACCCGCACCGGCCTCTACTACGGCACCCGCTCGGTCCTGCAGATCCTCCTGCGCTCCGACGGGCGCCGCGAACTGCCGACCGGCACCGCCCACGACTGGCCCGACTACGCGCTGCGCGGCTTCATGCTGGACGCGGGCCGCCGCTACTTCACCCCGGGCTTCGTCCGCGACCAGCTGCGCCTGATGGGCTGGTTCAAGCTCAACGACCTGCAACTGCATCTGAACGACAACGAGATCAGCCCGGCAGGCGGCGACTGGTCGAAGGCCTACGACGCGTTCCGGCTGCGCAGCGACAAGCCCGAATGGGCCGGGCTCGCCGCGTCCGACGGCTCGTACTCGCGGGAGGACTGGGACTCCTTCGAGGACACCGCCGCCGCGCACGCCGTCCAGCTCACCCCCGAGATCGACGCGCCCGCACACGCCCGCTCCTTCGTGCGCTTCCGCCCCGAACTCGGTCTGAAGGGCGGCAACTCCGACCATCTCGACCTCGCCAAGCCGGAGACGACGGCCTTCATGAAGAAGGTCTTCGACGAGTTCGCGCCCTGGTTCCGCAGCCCCGAGATCCACTACGGCGCCGACGAGTACACCGGACCCGAGGAGCAGTACCGCGGCTACTTCAACGCCATGGCCGCCCACATCCGCACCCTCGGCAAACACCCCCGCGCCTGGGGCAGCCTCACCGAGATGGCGCCCTCCGGCACGTCCGGCTACGACCGTGACGTCACCATCCACAGCTGGAACAACGGCTGGTACGGCCCCAAGGCGGCCACGGCCGACGGCTACGAGATCGTCAACACGAACGACGGGCTCCTCTACGTCGTCCCGTTCGCCACCTACTACCACCCGCTCGGCCTCGACGGCCCCTACCTGTACGAGAGCTGGGCCCCGCACGTCTTCCCCGGCGATCAGAGCCTCCAGCCGCACGACCCGAAGCTGCGCGGCGCCATGTCCGCCGTGTGGAACGACCTCGTGCACGCCACGTACACCCAGCAGGCCGTCCACGGTCTGGTCGAGAAGACCTTCGGGACGCTCGCTCAGAAGATGTGGAGCGGGTCCGGAGCGGGCCTGAGCTACCGGGACTTCACCGCCGAGCTGCGGCGCGGGATCGCCGGACCCGGGCTCACCACCCTCACGCCCACCCTCGCCGAACCCGACCAGATCTCCCTGGACGCGCCGGCCACCGCCTCCTCCACGGCCGCGGGGTCCCGCCCCGCGTACGCCACCGACGGCAGCCCGGTCACCCGGTGGACCAGCGGCCGCGAGCGGGCTCCCTGGCTGGCCGTCGACCTCGGGCGGAGCCGGCCCGTACAGCGCGTGCGCGTCGAATGGGGGCAGGAGCACGGCACCGCGTACGCCGTCGAGGTCTCCGACGACGGCGTCGCGTGGCGCACCGTCGCCGAGCGCACCGGCCGCGACCGCGCGGGCTGGGACGAACTCGGCTTCCCGGCGACCACGGCCCGCCATGTACGCCTGCGCGGCCGGGAGCAGGCGAGCACGCGCTACTCGGTGTGGAGCCTTCAGGTGTACGACATCCCCGACCTGGCGCTCGGCCGACCCACCACCGCGTCGTCCGCCGAGACGGCCACGCTCACCGCGCCCAACGCCACCGACGGCGACCCGGGCACCCGCTGGGCCTCGAAGTACACGGACGGCGAGTGGATCGAGGTCGACCTGGAGCAGACGCGCACCGTGCGGCGGATCGTCCTCGACTGGGAGACGGCCGCCGGACGGGACTACGACCTCCAGGTCTCCGCCGACGCCACCGGCTCGTCCTGGAGCACCGTCGCCGCACGCCGCGACCGCACCACGGCCGGGGTGGACACGGTCGACCTCGACGCCGTGGAGGCGCGGCGCGTACGGATGCTGGGCGTGAAGCGGCAGACGACGTACGGGTACTCGCTCTACCGGTTCGAAGTGCGGGGCTGA
- a CDS encoding carbohydrate ABC transporter permease gives MRDDSRVRAGRALRLALLIALALLFLIPFYLLVRNGLAAESDITSPEWTFFPSSLHWGNVRELFGDTSVPYARSLLNSALIAVATTLGTLLLASLAGYGLARIPYRHANKVFYAILGTLMVPAAVTFVPSFVLVSSLGWISTLRGLVVPTLFSAFACFVFRQYFLGFPGELEDAARVDGLGYWRTYWRVVVPNSRPVFAAVGTIVFIGAWNSFLWPLVIGQDRNAWTVQVALSSFTTSQVVRLHELFIAAAVSIVPLLVVFLFFQRWIVAGVERSGIDD, from the coding sequence GTGAGGGACGACTCCCGGGTCAGGGCGGGCCGCGCCCTGCGCCTCGCCCTGCTGATCGCACTCGCGCTCCTGTTCCTGATCCCCTTCTATCTCCTCGTACGCAACGGGCTCGCCGCCGAGAGCGACATCACCTCCCCCGAGTGGACCTTCTTCCCGTCCTCGCTGCACTGGGGGAACGTGAGGGAACTCTTCGGCGACACATCCGTCCCCTACGCCCGCTCCCTGCTCAACTCCGCGCTCATCGCGGTCGCGACGACGCTCGGCACCCTCCTCCTCGCCTCGCTCGCCGGCTACGGCCTGGCCCGCATCCCGTACCGCCACGCGAACAAGGTCTTCTACGCGATCCTCGGCACCCTGATGGTCCCGGCCGCGGTCACCTTCGTGCCCAGCTTCGTGCTCGTCTCGTCGCTGGGCTGGATCTCGACACTGCGCGGGCTGGTCGTCCCGACCCTGTTCTCCGCGTTCGCCTGCTTCGTCTTCCGGCAGTACTTCCTGGGATTTCCCGGGGAGCTGGAGGACGCGGCGCGCGTCGACGGGCTCGGCTACTGGCGTACGTACTGGCGGGTGGTCGTGCCCAACTCCCGGCCCGTCTTCGCGGCCGTCGGCACGATCGTCTTCATCGGCGCGTGGAACTCCTTCCTGTGGCCCCTGGTCATCGGCCAGGACCGCAACGCGTGGACCGTCCAGGTGGCTCTGTCGTCCTTCACCACGTCCCAAGTGGTGCGGCTCCACGAGCTGTTCATCGCGGCGGCCGTCTCGATCGTGCCGCTGCTCGTGGTGTTCCTGTTCTTCCAGCGGTGGATCGTGGCGGGGGTGGAGCGCTCGGGCATCGACGACTGA